CAAGCGCGCCATCGAAGATCACTTCGATACGGCATTCGAACTGGAAGCCGAACTCGAAGCGAAGAACAAGCAGGCGCTGCTCGACGTGGTGCATTCGATCAAGCCGCCACACATCGATTGCTTCTATGTGCGTCAGCCGAAGGCGCTGGGTCTGGGGCACGCCGTGCTGTGCGCCGAGAAACTGGTGGGCGACGAGCCGTTCGCCGTCATCCTCGCCGACGACTTGCTCGACGGCCAGCCGCCGGTGCTCAAGCAGATGGTCGATCTGTACAACCAGTATCACAACTCGATCATCGGTGTGGAAGAGATCCCCATCGAGCAAAGTCGCTCGTACGGGATCGTCAAAGGCACGGATTGGGGCGAAAAGGCGATCGTCAAACTGACGGACATCGTCGAGAAACCCGCGCCGGAAAACGCACCGTCGAATTTGGGCGTGGTCGGCCGTTATGTGCTGCGTCCGCGTATTTTCGACTGCATCCGCGAGATCGATCCGGGTTCGGGCGGCGAGATCCAGTTGACGGACGCCATCCAGAAACTCATGCAGGACGAAGTCGTGCTCGCGTATCGCTACGACGGCAAGCGCTTCGATTGCGGCAGCAAGCTCGGTTATCTGAAGGCGACGGTGGAATTCGCACTGCGTCACCCGGAACTGAAGGATGCGTTCCGCAAGTACCTGCAGGAAGATGTGCAAGGCGACCTGACCTAAGCGTCTGTCGCCTGCGCAAATAAGAAAACCGACGGCATGTCCGTCGGTTTTTTTCTGTCTGCTGTATTGCTAAGGCGGTGGCATCGATGGAGATCGACGCCGACAACACCCACCGACAATCAGCGACGGCGCATCCAGAAGTGGAACGTCTTGCCGTCTTCGCGCGTATCGAGCAGTTCGTTGCCGGTTTGCTTGGCGAAGGCGCTGAAATCGCGCCCCGAGCCCGGATCGGTGGCGATGATATGCAGCACTTCGCCGCTTTGCATTTCCGCCAGCGCCTTCTTGGCACGCAGGATCGGCAGCGGGCAGTTCAGGCCGCTCGCGTCGACTTCTTTCTGGAATTCCATGCTCATGTCCCTCTCTTCGGTCTCGTTCGAATCTGTTGCGGGGTCTGCCCCGCGAAACGCGATTCTACCGTAGTCACCGCCAAACGCTCCCGGCGAGGCCCGTTTGAGCGCGTCGGCCCATGCGCGCATCACCCGGCAATCGACATCCGCGCCGATTCGACGTACTCGACCGGCAGATTGCGCCGTCGCAGCCATTCGGCGACCGCGTGCCCGGTCCCTGCGCGCCACGGACGTACGTGATGCGGCGCGACGAGCCGAAATTCGGCCAACTCCTCCGACAGCTGAATATCGCCGTCACAGACCGCGTGATACGCGATGATCAACTCGTTCTTGCGCATGAATTCGTAGACACCGAGCAGCGAAATCGCGTCGGTTTCCAGATTCGTCTCTTCCTTGATTTCGCGGCGAATACCGTCTTCGGGGGTCTCGTCGCGCTCAAGAAAACCGGTGATGAGCGCGAACATGCCTTCGGTCCATGCCGCATTGCGTGCCAGCAGAATCTGCCCCCGATATTCCACGAGCCCAGCTACCACCGGAAGCGGGTTGTCCCAGTGGACGAAACCACAGGCCGCGTCCGGACAGGCACGGCGAATACGCCCGGCGACCTCACGAGAATTGAGCGACGAGGCGCAGCGGGGACAAAAAATAAGTTCGTTCATGATCGTTCTTCGTCGAATCCGAACATATTAAATGAACTCATGACGCGCTGCATATTCGGCAAATTCCGAGACTCGCCCGGACCAGGCCCAGACAGGCCGGAGCGTATAATCCTCGAACGTCTTTCAATTTTCGATCACGGCCCCGTGACTGACATTCCACCGAACGTTCCGCCCGCGTCCGACACCCCACCTCCGTCGCCCTCGCCGTCTGCTTCGCCCTCGCCCCCCCCTCCTGCTACGTCGCCCGCATCGCTGTCGGCCCGGCTGGCCCAACGCGGCGTGCGCCGCTCACGGCGTCTATGGCACAACTATGGGGTGTTCTGGCTCGGCGCAGTCCTCGTCGGTCTGGTGTCGGTGGCCTACGCCAAGCTGGTGGACTTCGGATTCGAGCTTTTCCAACGCATGCTGACGCACGGCTTCTGGCTGCCGTTGATCGTCACGCCGCTGGGCGCCGCGCTGGCGATATGGCTGACGCAGAAGTTCTTCCGAGGTTCGGAGGGCAGCGGCATTCCCCAGGTGATTGCAACGCTTCAGGACTCGCGTCTGTCGAAATCGCTGCTGACGCTGCGCATCATGTTCGGCAAGATAGCGATCTCGTTTCTCGGCATTCTGTGCGGTTTCACGATCGGTCGCGAAGGTCCGACGGTGCAGATCGGCGCATCGCTGATGTACGCCATGCGACGCGGGTATCGCCGCAGCAGCGCGCACATCGAGCGCCAACTCACGCTCGCCGGGGCGGCGGCCGGTCTGGCGGCCGCGTTCAACACGCCGCTCGCGGGCGTCGTGTTCGCCATCGAAGAGCTGAGCCGCAGCTTCGTCGCACGTAGCAGCGGCACACTCATTACCGCCATCATCTTCTCCGGCGTCGTGGCGCTCGGCCTGCAAGGCAACTATCTCTATTTCGGCCAGATCAAGGCCATCAGCGATTTCAACTGGGCGCTCATTCCCGTGCTCATCGTCGCGAGTGTGCTGACGGGCGTGGCCGGGGGGCTGTTCGGCTGGTTGATGCTTAACGTGCCGCGATGGATGCCCGTGCAACTGGTCAATCTGCGTCGCGCACGCCCGGTGCGCTTCGCCTTCCTGTGCGGTCTGACGATTGCGGTGATCGGCATTGTCTCGGGCGGCACCACGTTCGGCAGCGGCTACGCCGAAGCGCGAGGTTTGCTGGAATCGCACGCGGCGCTCTCGCCGTTTTACGCCGTGCTGAAGTTTGCCGCCTTGTGCGTGTCGTATCTGTCGGGCATTCCCGGCGGGATCTTCGCGCCGTCGCTGGCGATTGGTGCCGGGTTGGGGAACGTGATGGCGCACGTGACGTCCGTGATACCGCTGCCTGCCATGGCCGCGCTGTGTATGGTCGGCTATCTGGCGGCGGTGACGCAATCGCCGATTACATCGTTTGTGATCGTCATGGAGATGATCGACGGCCATCAGATGGTAATTCCGCTCATGGCCGTCGCACTGCTGTCGACGCAGGTCTCGAAGACCATCGCGCCGTCGTTCTATCACACGCTGGCGCACCGCTTCCTGACGCCTACCGTGCCTGCGCCGCGTCAGGCTTGATTGTCAGGCTTGGTTGTCAGGCTTGATTACGCCCTGGCGCTCAGCGCGCGGATGTCCGCGGCCAGACGTTCGACCGTCTCCACACGGGTGTCCCACGCGCACATGAAGCGGCAGCCACCTGCACCGATGAACGTATAGAAGCGCCAGCCCTTCGCGCGTAGCGCCTCGATGACATGCGGCGGCAGTTCTGCGAACACGCCATTGGCCTGCGTCTCGAACATGATCGATACGCCGGGAATATCGCGAATCCGGCTCGCGAGCAACTGCGCCATTTCGTTCGCATGCCTTGCATGGCGTAGCCACGTATCGTTTTCCAGCATGCCGAGCCACAGCGCGGAGATGAAACGCATCTTCGAGGCCAACTGCCCCGCCTGCTTTACGCGATAAGCAAAATCCTCTGCGAGCGAGCGGTTGAAGAACACCACCGCCTCGCCGACCGGCAGGCCGTTCTTCGTGCCGCCGAAACACAACACGTCCACCCCCGCACGCCAGGTCACGTCGCCCGGATGGCAGCCGAGCGTCGCGACCGCGTTGGCAAAGCGTGCGCCATCCATGTGCACGCGCAGGTTTCGGCGTTTGGCGACCGCCGAGATCGCCTTGACCTCATCGACCGAGTAGACGGTACCCACCTCCGTCGCCTGCGTGAGCGTGACGACCTTGGGCTTCGGGAAGTGGATGTCCGAGCGGCGATTGATCACGGCCTCGACAGCGTCCGGCGTGAGCTTGCCGTTGTTCTCGCGACCGCGCGCGGTGAGCAACTTCGCGCCGTTGGAGAAGAACTCCGGGCCACCGCACTCGTCCGTTTCGACGTGCGCAAGTTCGTGACAAATGACGGAGTGATACGACTGCGACAGCGAAGCCAGCGCAAGTGAGTTGGCCGCCGTGCCGTTGAAAACGAAGAAGACCTCGCAGTCCGTGTCGAAGAGTTGCCGGATGCCGTCGCACACGCGCTGCGTCCAGGTATCGTCGCCATACGACACCTCATGACCGCTGGCATTCGCTTCGACCAAATAGCGCATGGCCTCCGGGCAGATCCCGGCGTAGTTGTCGGACGCGAAGTGCTGCGGCGTTTGTGCCGCGGCGGTGGACATGATCTCGGTATTCGAAACAGGCGGCGGAACGCTCGGAGCTTGCGACATGACGACCTCTTCAAGACGGCGGGAACGCCACACGACGCCCCCGCTTCAGACTATCCGGCGACGATCACCGGCTTACATGATTTGCGACTTCGGATACACCGGCTCACTCAGGGCGCGGATCCGACCAGAGCGCGCCTGCCGTGGACCAGTTCTCAGGCTTGATGTCGGTGATGATGATATCGACGGACTCCGGCGTGCAACCGATCGTCTGAACTGCAGCTTGTGTAACGGCTTTGACGAATGCGCGCTTTTGCTCGATGGTGCGCCCCTCGAACATCTCGACGTTAAACGTTGGCATTGCGATCTATCTCCTGATGTCGTTATTGGAACCGGCGGCGCGACGCTGCCGGACGTCTCCGATGCCCTGCCCGAGCGACGCAGACTGGAAGTCCGAGCGCCCTCTATCGAGCGGTCAATCGCGAAACGAGGCGTCTATTCTATCGAGTTTGCGCAGCAGCGCAGGCCATTCCAATAAGCCCTCGATCGCGCCGCCATCATCAAGCTGAACAGCCGTCTTGTCCTGCACCGCCGGACTCGGCAAATTCGGCGCAGCACCGCCCGCCAGCGCCTGCAACTGAATCTCGCAGGCCTTGATGAGCGTCGCCATCAGCACGAAGGCTTCGGCCACCGTACGGCCGACGGTCAGCGTGCCGTGATTTCGCAGCAACATTGCAGGATGCGCGCCGAGCGACGTCACCAGCCGCTCGCCTTCCGAAGGCGAAAACGCCAGCCCTTCGTAATCGTGATATCCGATGCGCTCGTGAAAGCGCAGTGCGTGCTGCGAAATCGGCAGCAGGCCGTGCGGCTGAATCGACACGGCGATACCGGCCGTGTTGTGCAAATGCATGACACAAACGGCATCCGTGCGCGCGGCATGCACCGCACCGTGCAGCGCAAACCCGGTCACGTTGACGGGATGCTCGCTCTCTCCCACGATCTCACCGTCCATCGTGATCTTCACGAGATTCGACGCCGTCACTTCGTCGAACGCCAGCCCGAACGGATTGATGAGGAAGTGCCCCGGCTCGCCCGGCACCATCGCGGAGATGTGGGTGTAGATGAGATCGTCCCAGCCGTTGAGCGCCACGAGGCGATAGCAGGCGGCAAGATCGATGCGCACCTGACGCTCTTCGTCGCTCACGACGGTGGCGGCCTTTCGGCCCGCCTTCAAGGTAAAAGACATACGCTTCTCTGAGGAAAGTCCGAAGAATCGGGCAAAGGCCTACCGGGGGGTGTCGCATCAGGGCGCGCGTTCGAGCGAACGACGCCAGTCCCACACGAAACCGATGGCGCCGAGCGCCAGCACACCGCTGGCACACAGCAGTGCCGTCGTGAACCCGCCGGTTGCGGCAACGAGCGGCGCGGCCACCAGCGGTCCGACGATCTGCCCGATGCCATAGGATGCCGTCACCAGCCCGATCAGACCATTGGCATTGTCCCCACGCAAACGTCGGCACTCGCGCACCGCGTAGACGGTGATCGCCGTGAACGGCAGGCCCACTAACACGCTTCCCAGCGCGAAGCCCACGACGTTCGGCAGCACAATGCCGATGCCGACCCCAAGCCCTTGCATGAGGTAGCACACAGCGAGCAGCAGACGGTTGTCCCACGAAAGCGGCGCACGAGCGCCGACGATGGCCCCCGGAATCACCATCAGACCGAGCAGCGGAAAGAACAGGTCGGGCCACGGGGAGCCGGGCAACGCCTGACGCGCAATCACCGGCAGGAACGTCGCCGTAATGATGTAGCCGAATCCGGCGAAGCTGTACAGAATCGTGACCGGGATCACGCTCTCGCCACTCCCGTGATTGATCGAGGGCGCGGCGGTGGCGGTCGTAGATTTGGCAGCGTCGGACGACTTGGTCGCATCGATGGCGACAGGTATATCGGCCACAAACGTGCGCCAGATGACGGCAAGCAACGCCAGCGCGAGCACGCCGCACAGCAACCAGCCGCCGCGTGCAGGCCAGCCGAGCGTATCGTTCAGGCTCGCGAGCAAACCCGTCACCACGATGCCCGCGCCGGGCCCGGCAAAGATCACACCGCCCAGACTCGGCATGCGCAACTCGGCCAGCTTGCGAAAGCCCCATCCCGCCGAGAACACCATTGCCCACGCGCTCATGACGCCTGCAAGTGTGCGCACTACTGCCCACACCGCGAACGACTCCATCAGCCCCATCGCCAACGTCAGCGCGACCGTGGCGGCAAGTGCGAAGCGGATGATGAGCGTCGGCGTGAAGTGCAGCCACATGCACGACAACGCCCCGATGAAGTACCCCGCGTAGTTCAGCGACGCGAGCCAACTACCGTGCTGAATATCGGTGAGATGCTCGTGCAGCATGAGCGGCAGCATCGGCGTGAAAGCGAAGCGGCCGATCCCCATCGCAATCGACAAGGCCAGCATGCACGACAGCGCAATGCGCCATGCCGCGCGCTCCGGCGACGGCTGACGCAGCTTCGTGACGTTGTCGGAATCGGCGAGGGTAGCTGGCATGGCGATGGCTGGCCCGCAGGCAAATGAAGTTGACGTGAATCGTGGCAAATACTTTACATGCAAACCATTGCCGAAGGTGACGGTGCCCCTGCCCCCGGCAGGGCGATAGCGCTCACCCTCCGGCCAGAAATGCAAAACGCGCACCGAAGTGCGCGTTTTGATGCATCAAGCCTGATCGGACGAGGCGAAACGGGGGACTGCCCCCCGTCATCGCCCCATTACAGCTTGCCAGCCACCCATGCCTGCACGCCGGCGAGCGCCTGCGGCAGTTGCGACGGATCGGTACCTCCCGCCTGGGCCATGTCCGGACGACCGCCGCCCTTGCCGCCGACCTGCTGTGCGACGAAGTTGACGAGTTCGCCCGCCTTGACCTTGGCCGTCGCGTCCGCCGTCACACCGGCGATCAGCGTGACCTTGCCGCCTTCCACGGCGGCTAGCACGATGACTGCGCTCCCCAGCTTGTCCTTGAGCTTGTCCATCGTTTCGCGCAACGTCTTGGCGTCGGCGCCTTCAAGTTGCGCGGCCAGCACCTTCAGACCATTCACGTCGACGGCCTTCTCGACCAGTTCGTCGCCCTGGCTCGAGGCCAGCTTCGACTTGAGCGCCGCCAGTTCCTTCTCCAGCGACTTGACCTGCTCCTGCACCTGCGCGATACGCGGGCTCAGTTCTGCGGGTTGCGTCTTGAGCGCGGCAGCCGCTTCGTTGATCTGGTCGTCGAGCTTCTGAACGAAGCGCACCGAGTTATCGCCGGTGATCGCTTCCACGCGACGGATGCCAGCGGCCACGCCACCTTCCATCACGATCTTGAACAAGCCGATATCGCCCGTGCGCGAGACGTGCGTACCGCCGCACAGTTCGCGCGACGTCCCGATGTCGAGCACGCGCACTTCGTCGCCGTACTTCTCGCCGAACAGCGCCATTGCACCGCCCTTGACGGCGTCGTCGAACGACATCAGCGCGGCTTGCGTCGGTGCGTTCGCCAGTACTTCGGCGTTCACGATATCTTCCACGCGACGAATTTCGTCGGCCGTCATCGCAGCGTTATGCGCGAAGTCGAAGCGGGTCTTGTCGGCGTCGACAAGCGAGCCCTTCTGTTGCACGTGGGCACCGAGTACTTCGCGCAAGGCCTTGTGCATCAGGTGAGTCGCCGAGTGGTTACGCACGGTGCGCGCGCGACGCACAGCATCGACCTGCGCCGTCACCGTTTCACCCACCTTCAGTTCACCCGACTCCAACGAGCCGTAGTGACCGAATACGTCGGCCTGAATCTTCTGCGTGTCAGACACGCCGAAACGCGCAGCGCCGGCGACGATCAGACCCTGATCGCCCACCTGACCGCCCGACTCGGCGTAGAACGGCGTGGTATCGAGCACCACGATGCCTTGCTGACCGGCGCTCATCGTGGCGACGCTGGTGCCGTCGACGTACAGCGCCGTGACTTTCGCGCCTTCGAGCGCGAGCTTGTCGTAGCCTTCGAAGCGCGTCTTGTCGCCCGTGTACTCGAGGGCCGTCGCCATCTTGAATTTGCCCGCAGCGCGCGCTTGTTCACGTTGGCGCGCCATCGCAGCGTCGAAGCCTGCTTCGTCCACCGTGATGCTGCGCTCGCGGCAGACGTCCGCCGTCAGATCGAGCGGGAAGCCATAGGTGTCGTGCAGCTTGAATGCCAGTTCGCCGTCGAGCGTGGTCACGCCCTTCTTGGCCAGATCGGCCAGTGCGCCTTCGAGAATTTCCATGCCGTTCTCGATGGTCTCGCCGAAGCGCTCTTCTTCCTGCTTGAGCACGTCGGTCACGCGCTGCTGCGCCTGCGCCAGTTCCGGATAGGCAACGCCCATTTCGGCGACCAGATCCGGCACGAGCTTGTAGAAGAACGGCTTCTTGCAGCCGAGCTTGTAACCGTGACGGATGGCGCGGCGGATGATCCGGCGCAGCACGTAGCCGCGGCCTTCGTTACCCGGAATCACGCCATCGACGATCAGGAACGAGCACGCACGGATGTGATCGGCGATGACCTTGAGCGAGTTTGCACTGAGATCGGTCACGCCCGTCTCGCGGCCGGCGGCCTTGATCAGGTGCTGGAACAGGTCGATCTCGTAGTTGCTGTGAACGTGTTGCAGCACGGCTGCGATACGCTCCAGGCCCATGCCGGTGTCAACGCACGGCTTGGGCAGCGGCGTCATATTGCCCTGCTCGTCGCGGTTGAACTGCATGAACACGAGGTTCCAGATTTCGATGTAGCGGTCACCGTCTTCTTCCGGCGATCCCGGCGGGCCACCCCACACGTCTTCACCGTGGTCGAAGAAGATTTCCGAGCACGGGCCGCACGGACCGGTATCGGCCATCTGCCAGAAGTTGTCCGAAGCGTAACGCGCGCCCTTGTTGTCGCCGATGCGGATGATGCGCTCGGCCGGTACGCCCACTTCCTTCGCCCAGATGTCGTAGGCCTCGTCGTCTTCCTTGTAGACGGTGACCCAGAGCTTTTCCTTCGGCAGCTTGTAGACGGTCGTCAGCAATTCCCACGCGTATTGAATCGCTTCGCGCTTGAAGTAATCGCCGAACGAGAAGTTGCCCAGCATTTCGAAGAACGTATGGTGACGGGCGGTGTAGCCCACGTTTTCGAGGTCGTTGTGCTTACCGCCGGCGCGCACGCTGCGCTGGGCCGTGGTCGCGCGCGTGTACGGGCGCGATTCGAGTCCGAGGAAGACGTCCTTGAACTGCACCATGCCGGAGTTCGTGAACAGCAGCGTGGGGTCATTGGACGGCACGAGGCTCGACGAGCGCACGATGGTGTGCCCCTTCGACTCGAAGAAGTTTAGGAATTTTTCCCGAATGTCTGCGACTTTCATAGGCTGCGTGGGAGCGTGGGGACCGGGCAGGCAAAGCCTGGCGGGGTATTTTGCAAACTTTTGATTATACGGGAAATCGACCTCTCTACAGCGTCCCGCCGCTAACCGCAGTGCGAAACGGCACTGGTCAGCGACCGCACGCGCGCCGTAGACTCCCGCTCACAAGTTCCGCATTGCAAAACAACGTTCCGCAAAAAGTCGGAGCGGCTAAAAGCTGGCACAAGCCGACGACAGGCGACAAGGGGACGTCGCTCAAACGACGCATCGGACGAACGAAGACAGATCGAAACACAAGGAGATTGCGAACGATGGGCGCGCTGAGTCATATCCGGGTACTGGACCTTTCGCGTGTGCTGGCCGGTCCGTGGGCCACGCAAAATCTGGCCGATCTGGGCGCAGACGTGATCAAGGTGGAGCGTCCCGGCGTGGGCGACGACACCCGCAGTTGGGGCCCGCCCTACCAGCGCGACGCCCACGGCCACGACACGGCCGAAGCCGCCTATTACCTCGCGGCAAACCGCAATAAGCGCTCGCTCACGCTCGATATCTCCCGTCCGGAAGGACAGGCCATCGTGAAGGCGCTGGCGGCGCAAAGCGATGTCGTCGTCGAGAACTACAAGGTCGGGCAACTGGCGAAGTACGGCCTCGATTACGCCTCGCTCAAAGCGGTCAAGCCGGATCTCGTCTACTGCTCGGTCACGGGCTTCGGGCAGGACGGCCCGTACGCCGCGCGCGCGGGTTACGACTTCATCGTGCAGGGTATCGGCGGCTTCATGAGCATCACCGGCGAGCGCGACGCGCTGCCCGGCGGCGGCCCGCAGAAGTCCGGTGTAGCGATTGCCGATCTGATGACGGGCATGTACGCGAGTCTCGCGATCATGGCCGCCCTCACCCACCGCGACCGCACCGGCGTGGGTCAGTACATCGACATGGCGCTGCTCGACACGCAGGTGGCCATGCTCGCCAACATGAACACCAACTATCTGGCCAGCGACAAAGCACCGGTGCGCTGGGGCAATGCCCATCCGAACATCGTGCCGTATCAGACCTTCCAGACGGGCGACGACGGCTGGATCATCGTCGCGGTCGGCAACGACGGGCAGTTCCGCAAGTTTGTGGAAGCGGGTGGCGAGCCAGCGCTGGCCGGCGACGAGCGCTTCGCCACCAACCCGTCGCGCGTACGTCATCGTGAGGTGCTGGTGCCGTTGCTGGCGCAAATGGTGCGCAAGTTCGGCAAGGACGTCTGGATCGACAAGCTCGAAGCGTCCGGCGTGCCGTGTGGTCCGATCAACACGTTGCCGGAAGTCTTCGCGCACCCGCAGGTCAAGGCGCGCGGTATGGAAGTCGCGTTGCCCCACGCGTCCGGGGGGGTATCGCGACTGGTCGCGAGCCCCATGAAGATGAGCGAGACGCCGCCGCTCGCGCGCACCGCCCCGCCAACGCTCGGCCAACACAGCGACGAGATCCTGCGCGAACGGCTCGGCTTTGACGACGCGAAGATCGCGAGCCT
The Pandoraea oxalativorans genome window above contains:
- the galU gene encoding UTP--glucose-1-phosphate uridylyltransferase GalU, which encodes MKPIVTKAVFPVAGLGTRFLPATKASPKEMLPVVDKPLIQYAVEEAAAAGITEMIFVTGRNKRAIEDHFDTAFELEAELEAKNKQALLDVVHSIKPPHIDCFYVRQPKALGLGHAVLCAEKLVGDEPFAVILADDLLDGQPPVLKQMVDLYNQYHNSIIGVEEIPIEQSRSYGIVKGTDWGEKAIVKLTDIVEKPAPENAPSNLGVVGRYVLRPRIFDCIREIDPGSGGEIQLTDAIQKLMQDEVVLAYRYDGKRFDCGSKLGYLKATVEFALRHPELKDAFRKYLQEDVQGDLT
- a CDS encoding sulfurtransferase TusA family protein, which codes for MEFQKEVDASGLNCPLPILRAKKALAEMQSGEVLHIIATDPGSGRDFSAFAKQTGNELLDTREDGKTFHFWMRRR
- a CDS encoding NUDIX domain-containing protein; translated protein: MNELIFCPRCASSLNSREVAGRIRRACPDAACGFVHWDNPLPVVAGLVEYRGQILLARNAAWTEGMFALITGFLERDETPEDGIRREIKEETNLETDAISLLGVYEFMRKNELIIAYHAVCDGDIQLSEELAEFRLVAPHHVRPWRAGTGHAVAEWLRRRNLPVEYVESARMSIAG
- a CDS encoding chloride channel protein: MSARLAQRGVRRSRRLWHNYGVFWLGAVLVGLVSVAYAKLVDFGFELFQRMLTHGFWLPLIVTPLGAALAIWLTQKFFRGSEGSGIPQVIATLQDSRLSKSLLTLRIMFGKIAISFLGILCGFTIGREGPTVQIGASLMYAMRRGYRRSSAHIERQLTLAGAAAGLAAAFNTPLAGVVFAIEELSRSFVARSSGTLITAIIFSGVVALGLQGNYLYFGQIKAISDFNWALIPVLIVASVLTGVAGGLFGWLMLNVPRWMPVQLVNLRRARPVRFAFLCGLTIAVIGIVSGGTTFGSGYAEARGLLESHAALSPFYAVLKFAALCVSYLSGIPGGIFAPSLAIGAGLGNVMAHVTSVIPLPAMAALCMVGYLAAVTQSPITSFVIVMEMIDGHQMVIPLMAVALLSTQVSKTIAPSFYHTLAHRFLTPTVPAPRQA
- a CDS encoding threonine aldolase family protein encodes the protein MSTAAAQTPQHFASDNYAGICPEAMRYLVEANASGHEVSYGDDTWTQRVCDGIRQLFDTDCEVFFVFNGTAANSLALASLSQSYHSVICHELAHVETDECGGPEFFSNGAKLLTARGRENNGKLTPDAVEAVINRRSDIHFPKPKVVTLTQATEVGTVYSVDEVKAISAVAKRRNLRVHMDGARFANAVATLGCHPGDVTWRAGVDVLCFGGTKNGLPVGEAVVFFNRSLAEDFAYRVKQAGQLASKMRFISALWLGMLENDTWLRHARHANEMAQLLASRIRDIPGVSIMFETQANGVFAELPPHVIEALRAKGWRFYTFIGAGGCRFMCAWDTRVETVERLAADIRALSARA
- a CDS encoding 4-oxalocrotonate tautomerase, with translation MPTFNVEMFEGRTIEQKRAFVKAVTQAAVQTIGCTPESVDIIITDIKPENWSTAGALWSDPRPE
- a CDS encoding class II aldolase/adducin family protein, which produces MSFTLKAGRKAATVVSDEERQVRIDLAACYRLVALNGWDDLIYTHISAMVPGEPGHFLINPFGLAFDEVTASNLVKITMDGEIVGESEHPVNVTGFALHGAVHAARTDAVCVMHLHNTAGIAVSIQPHGLLPISQHALRFHERIGYHDYEGLAFSPSEGERLVTSLGAHPAMLLRNHGTLTVGRTVAEAFVLMATLIKACEIQLQALAGGAAPNLPSPAVQDKTAVQLDDGGAIEGLLEWPALLRKLDRIDASFRD
- a CDS encoding YbfB/YjiJ family MFS transporter; the encoded protein is MPATLADSDNVTKLRQPSPERAAWRIALSCMLALSIAMGIGRFAFTPMLPLMLHEHLTDIQHGSWLASLNYAGYFIGALSCMWLHFTPTLIIRFALAATVALTLAMGLMESFAVWAVVRTLAGVMSAWAMVFSAGWGFRKLAELRMPSLGGVIFAGPGAGIVVTGLLASLNDTLGWPARGGWLLCGVLALALLAVIWRTFVADIPVAIDATKSSDAAKSTTATAAPSINHGSGESVIPVTILYSFAGFGYIITATFLPVIARQALPGSPWPDLFFPLLGLMVIPGAIVGARAPLSWDNRLLLAVCYLMQGLGVGIGIVLPNVVGFALGSVLVGLPFTAITVYAVRECRRLRGDNANGLIGLVTASYGIGQIVGPLVAAPLVAATGGFTTALLCASGVLALGAIGFVWDWRRSLERAP
- the alaS gene encoding alanine--tRNA ligase, with translation MKVADIREKFLNFFESKGHTIVRSSSLVPSNDPTLLFTNSGMVQFKDVFLGLESRPYTRATTAQRSVRAGGKHNDLENVGYTARHHTFFEMLGNFSFGDYFKREAIQYAWELLTTVYKLPKEKLWVTVYKEDDEAYDIWAKEVGVPAERIIRIGDNKGARYASDNFWQMADTGPCGPCSEIFFDHGEDVWGGPPGSPEEDGDRYIEIWNLVFMQFNRDEQGNMTPLPKPCVDTGMGLERIAAVLQHVHSNYEIDLFQHLIKAAGRETGVTDLSANSLKVIADHIRACSFLIVDGVIPGNEGRGYVLRRIIRRAIRHGYKLGCKKPFFYKLVPDLVAEMGVAYPELAQAQQRVTDVLKQEEERFGETIENGMEILEGALADLAKKGVTTLDGELAFKLHDTYGFPLDLTADVCRERSITVDEAGFDAAMARQREQARAAGKFKMATALEYTGDKTRFEGYDKLALEGAKVTALYVDGTSVATMSAGQQGIVVLDTTPFYAESGGQVGDQGLIVAGAARFGVSDTQKIQADVFGHYGSLESGELKVGETVTAQVDAVRRARTVRNHSATHLMHKALREVLGAHVQQKGSLVDADKTRFDFAHNAAMTADEIRRVEDIVNAEVLANAPTQAALMSFDDAVKGGAMALFGEKYGDEVRVLDIGTSRELCGGTHVSRTGDIGLFKIVMEGGVAAGIRRVEAITGDNSVRFVQKLDDQINEAAAALKTQPAELSPRIAQVQEQVKSLEKELAALKSKLASSQGDELVEKAVDVNGLKVLAAQLEGADAKTLRETMDKLKDKLGSAVIVLAAVEGGKVTLIAGVTADATAKVKAGELVNFVAQQVGGKGGGRPDMAQAGGTDPSQLPQALAGVQAWVAGKL
- a CDS encoding CaiB/BaiF CoA transferase family protein; the protein is MGALSHIRVLDLSRVLAGPWATQNLADLGADVIKVERPGVGDDTRSWGPPYQRDAHGHDTAEAAYYLAANRNKRSLTLDISRPEGQAIVKALAAQSDVVVENYKVGQLAKYGLDYASLKAVKPDLVYCSVTGFGQDGPYAARAGYDFIVQGIGGFMSITGERDALPGGGPQKSGVAIADLMTGMYASLAIMAALTHRDRTGVGQYIDMALLDTQVAMLANMNTNYLASDKAPVRWGNAHPNIVPYQTFQTGDDGWIIVAVGNDGQFRKFVEAGGEPALAGDERFATNPSRVRHREVLVPLLAQMVRKFGKDVWIDKLEASGVPCGPINTLPEVFAHPQVKARGMEVALPHASGGVSRLVASPMKMSETPPLARTAPPTLGQHSDEILRERLGFDDAKIASLRTGGVV